GTGATCTCCATCGGGTCGGTGAGCCCCACCCCGCGCACCCCGGTGAACGCCGTCAGCTTCGACCCGACGCTGCGGCCGTCGCCCTCGGCCACCTCGACGGAGGTGCCCAGCATCCACTCGTGCTGCCGCTCCCAGTCGGTCAGCGCGAGCCACGTGGTGCCGGCGTCCGCCCGCACGTCCACCGACAGGACCAGATCGATCATCCCGACGTCTGCCGTTCCGCCTCGAGCTGGGCGACCCGGTGCCGGAGCGTGTCGATCTCGCCGCCGAGGCGCCGCATCACCCAGTCCACTTCGGACATCTTGTACCCGCGCAGGACGAGCTGGAAGCGCACCTTCCGCACGTCCTCCCCGGTGATGTCGCGAACCGGCAGCCGCGTCGGCGAGCTGCCCGGCGGCAGCGGCGCGAGCTCCTCGCCGCGGCCGAACACGACGGCGGCCAGCAGGAACACCACCGCCGCCACGAGCAGCATGATCACGAGGTAGATCAGGGCGGTCGTCACGCTGGAAATCGTGTCACACCGGGCCGCGGTTCGTCCCGCGAGCGCACCTGCCGCATCGGCGGCCGGTCGGCGACCAGGACGTCGGTGACCTGCGGCACCCACGTCCCGTCGGCGGGCACGAACTGGGTCAGCGCACCGGAGGCCCCCGCGTCGATCCCGCAGCGCGCCAGCGCCGTGCCGAGGATCTGCCGGGCCATGACGCCCAGCTGCAGCAACGACCGGTTGCGGTGCTTGCGCACCCCGAGGTTGACCTGCGCGAGCCCGTCCATGCCGTACCGGGCCTCGGCGTCGAGCAGCAGCCCGATCTCCACGCCGTACCCGGCGGCGAACGGAACCGACTCGAGGAACTCGCGGGTCGCCGCGTACTCGCCGCCCAGTGGCTGGACCACGGACGCCAGCGCGGGCCGCAACGCGGACAGCACCGGCCGGGCGAGCAGCTCGGTGACCCGCCCACCGCCGGTGCCGGCCTCGGCCGTCTCCAGCCGCAGCGGCCGCCGGTAGAACCCCTTCACCAGGTGCACGTCCTCGGCGAGCAGCAGGGGGCCGAGCAGGGCGGGCACGAACCCGGGGTCGGGGTCGACCAGGTCGGAGTCGAGGAACACGACGAGGTCCCCGGTGGTCGCCGCGAGCGACCGCCACAGCACCTCGCCCTTGCCGGGCAGCGGTTCGAGGTGCGGCAGCACGTCCTCGCGGCGCACCACCCGCGCGCCGGCCGCCGCGGCGACCTCGATCGTCGCGTCCGTGGAACCGGAGTCCACCACCACGAGCTCGTCGACGAGGGTGCCGGCCAGTGGCCGCACCGAGGCCACCACGTCACCGACCGTCTCCTCCTCGTCGAGCGCGGGCAGCACCACCGACACGGTGCGGCCCGCTTTCGCCCGAACCAGGTCAGCCGGGTCGAAATCGGGCTCCTGCCACGTGCGCCGCGCGAACCAGCCGGTGTCCATGACCGCCGATCGTGCCATGCTGGATCGACGACGAACGGGAGGAACCGTGCTTTACCAGCTCATCCGCGTCCTGGCGGTACCGGTGGTCAAATTGATCTACCGGCCGGAGGTGCGGGGCGCGGACCGGGTTCCCGGGCACGGGCCGGTGATCCTCGCGCCGAACCACCGGGCGGCCGTCGACACGACGCTGCTCGCGCTGGTCAGCCCGCGGCGGGTGCGGTTCCTCGGTAAGGCGGAGTACTTCACCGGCAAGGGGCTGAAGGGCCGGTTGATGGCCGCGTTCCTGGACGCGGTGGGGTTCGTGCCGGTCGAACGCGGCAACGCGAAGGCCGGGCTGGCCGCGCTGGAGTCCGGTCGCAAGGTGCTCGACGAGGGCGGCGTGTTCGGCATCTACCCGGAGGGCACCCGGTCGCTGGACGGCCGGCTGCACCGCGGGCACACCGGCGTCGGGTCGCTCGCGCTGGCGACCGGCGCGAAGGTGGTGCCGGTGGCGCTGATCGGGACGGAGAAGCTGCTGCCGAACGGCAAGCTGTTCCCGCGGTTCGCGAAGGTCGTCGTGGAGTTCGGCGAGCCGCTGGACTTCTCGCGCTACGACGGGCTGGACGCGTCACCGGCGATCCGGCGCGCGGTCACCGACGAGGTGATGTACGCGATCGCCGAGCTGTCCGGGCAGGAGTACGTGGACAAGTACCACAAGCGGCCGGGGGAAGCTGCTTAGCACTCCGGCTGGAGATCGTGCTCTCGCCGGCCGGAGCGGTGGCCTGATCAGCGTCGCGCTCCCGGCCAGGCAGCCAGCGCCAGTTCGGCCACCTCGGTCAGCTCGGCGGCGGTGGCGCCGTCCTGGGCTCGTTGCGAGAGTCCCTGTAGGACGGTGGCGAAGTACTCGGCCAGGGCCCGCGGGCCGGCCTCGGCGGGCAGTTCGCCCGCCCGCTGCGCCTCCCGCAGCCGGGCCTCGAACCCGGCGACGTTCCGGTTGCGCAGATCGCGGAGGAACGCGCGCACTTCGGTGTCCTGCGGGGAGACGTTGATCGCCGCGCTCATGGCCAGGCAGCCGGCCGGGTGCGCGGGGTCCGGGTAGATGACCGCGGCCTCGCGGAGGATGCGCGCGAACGCCCGGTACGCGGTGGGCTCCTCGCGCAGCGCGGCACCCGCGAAGCCGCCGACAGCTGACCGGCCGTAGGCCTCGACGACCTCCTCGAACAGCGACTTCTTGTCCCCGAAGGCCGCGTACAGGCTTCCTGAGCGGATACCCATCGCCTCGGTCAGCTCGCCGATGGAAACACCTTCGTAGCCGCGCTCCCAGAACAGGCGCGTGGCCGCGGTGAGCGCGGCTGCGCGGTCGAAGGTGCGCGGGCGTCCGCGCTTCGCTGTCTCGGTCATACGTCACATTCTAGAACGCTCGACCAACAAACCGTGCTACGGTCTTTCTTGGTCGATCACTCAACAAATGGAAGGTGGCCAAGGATCATGGGTACGCAGCGGCTCGAGGGCAAGATCGCGCTCGTCACCGGAGGCAGCAGGGGCATCGGGCGCGCCGTCGCGGAGCGGCTCGCCCGGG
The sequence above is a segment of the Amycolatopsis viridis genome. Coding sequences within it:
- a CDS encoding DivIVA domain-containing protein — translated: MTTALIYLVIMLLVAAVVFLLAAVVFGRGEELAPLPPGSSPTRLPVRDITGEDVRKVRFQLVLRGYKMSEVDWVMRRLGGEIDTLRHRVAQLEAERQTSG
- a CDS encoding glucosyl-3-phosphoglycerate synthase, producing the protein MDTGWFARRTWQEPDFDPADLVRAKAGRTVSVVLPALDEEETVGDVVASVRPLAGTLVDELVVVDSGSTDATIEVAAAAGARVVRREDVLPHLEPLPGKGEVLWRSLAATTGDLVVFLDSDLVDPDPGFVPALLGPLLLAEDVHLVKGFYRRPLRLETAEAGTGGGRVTELLARPVLSALRPALASVVQPLGGEYAATREFLESVPFAAGYGVEIGLLLDAEARYGMDGLAQVNLGVRKHRNRSLLQLGVMARQILGTALARCGIDAGASGALTQFVPADGTWVPQVTDVLVADRPPMRQVRSRDEPRPGVTRFPA
- a CDS encoding lysophospholipid acyltransferase family protein; protein product: MLYQLIRVLAVPVVKLIYRPEVRGADRVPGHGPVILAPNHRAAVDTTLLALVSPRRVRFLGKAEYFTGKGLKGRLMAAFLDAVGFVPVERGNAKAGLAALESGRKVLDEGGVFGIYPEGTRSLDGRLHRGHTGVGSLALATGAKVVPVALIGTEKLLPNGKLFPRFAKVVVEFGEPLDFSRYDGLDASPAIRRAVTDEVMYAIAELSGQEYVDKYHKRPGEAA
- a CDS encoding TetR/AcrR family transcriptional regulator yields the protein MTETAKRGRPRTFDRAAALTAATRLFWERGYEGVSIGELTEAMGIRSGSLYAAFGDKKSLFEEVVEAYGRSAVGGFAGAALREEPTAYRAFARILREAAVIYPDPAHPAGCLAMSAAINVSPQDTEVRAFLRDLRNRNVAGFEARLREAQRAGELPAEAGPRALAEYFATVLQGLSQRAQDGATAAELTEVAELALAAWPGARR